Genomic segment of Arachis stenosperma cultivar V10309 chromosome 4, arast.V10309.gnm1.PFL2, whole genome shotgun sequence:
AATATGCTATATCAGCTCCATCATTAAatgtaaaaatttgattttgtataatagaatagataataTAATAGATAGCGAGAAAGAAAAAGACAAGCATTTTAGATCCTAGGTTATTTCATTTGGATGTTGTAATATGGGTATCacactattttatttattctactCTATGGATCATTTTGTAACTTTATTTCAGTATCAATAAAATTTCAGTACCCttgaataataaattaaaatccaaaatgaaggtgaaaaaaaaagtaaagagtataaaattattgattaaatttaattctattttttgttattatagtaggtatttttattcaatataccaatatcatacacaattaatcataaaaaataaaaaatataaataaatatattgaattaagagataaaattatatttattatctgATTTTTACTTTTAGCAGCACAATAGATAGAATATCATGTACTCAACATAACTGAATAtgcaaattattattaattatattttttattttaaaatattcaaaattaatcttaatataaataaaataatgtaatatattgaacaaattaagaataatataAGTTAACTGTTTTTTATTAATTTCGTTGTTTTTTTTACTACctttaaaataataactttctttttaatttaaccATGAAATAAAATTAGAGGTGTTAGTCTAtaccattaaaaaaaattaacactatgtaattatatttgtatatataatatgtttctaaatttttatatgcAAAACTTAAGATTCTGTTTTATGCCATAAATAAGCATTGTTGTTACTTACAATAATCcgtattgatttaaaagtttgaaaatttttgtatgtattaattttatatttaatattaaaacatgacaatttattatgttattttatttttaatgtatttagtattatattataaaatataaaaactgaAGCGATTATTATATAACTTAGATGGATTGgactaaatataaaaatacaaaatagaattgtattattaaattttagtaattttaattagttaataatataaaataagatagaagtGACTATTCATAATTGAATAGTTTTGGTGGATTAAACTAAAAAACAATCGAAAAACTATAAATAAAAAGCCAAACCAACTTTAATATTAAATACATTAAtacgattttaattttatataatagttaGATAATAAATTAGTAAAAGCAAATGAAAAGATGACTTTAattagtatttgataaaatattcatttagaattaaaaaaaaaaagaaaaagtatgacattattaaaaataataaatttttatgtttaaaaaattaaaataataaatttttatgtttaaaaaaatacatttaaataaaatatttgtaaaatataaaatttagagtaaCATATCTTCATGAACATTAATCGTTAATCAATTATGaactaacataaaattataatacaatttatttacataaaaaaataaacaattaatattaataaacaaaaaaatcatccaaacactttgattaaaagtatgagtggttaattattattcattattaataatGTTTTGATCAtaacaaaaagtaaaaatataattatatctaGATTTACATTTTAGAAGAATTAACATTATAAGTAGCaaattatctattttattatgcatattataaattaatgaattaaactAATTGATatcataaattataattaaatgatatgaattataataaattatgtgatatttaaaaaaaataaaatgaataagaagaaaataaaaaaagtagaAGAGACAGAAGAttgcaataaaataaattgagcgtgagagtttttttttaataaatttcaTATTACATctgtttcaataataataaataaaaatacatcaacttgatatctaaaaaaaaataatgacatAAAATCATAACACAATTCTAAAGTAAAAGTTTAAATTAGACTATAATATCATTGTACAACacaaattgaaaataattttacactACAATATACCACACGAATAGGTAAATGACTTGAGTAAATTTAAATACggaacttttttatttatacattaatGATAACACCGTGATCCATAAATGCTTTATGACTAACATATCATATAAAGTTCCAAATTATGAACACTCCATAACGGGAGTTGGAGGGTGTGGTGGTTTGTGTCCATAACAGGAGTTGGAGGGTGTGGTGGTTTATGTCCACAATGGTTACCTTCTTACGATGACACCtcataagaagaaaaagaattattaTAAAAACTACCCGAAAGAGTAATTGGTAAACAAATGATATTTTCTTCTAATATATATGGTCTTTTATagtggtaaaataaaaatagaaggaatAAAAATTCGTATTTTTATATTAGGAAtagaatttgatatatttatcttaataaaattaaataaaaataattttaagaattaatcaaatcaattaattgatacaaataattagtataattgattttatttgatttattgaattcaaaaaaataaattaaaaaatagttgattgaattaattagttaatataattaatttattataattgattggattgaatgaattaaaaaaacaaataagaAACATAAGAGACAATAATTtacttaattaaattaatatgtatttattatatttaatcaaAACAAATCTTCTATGTTATTAAGTACCttataaattaatgaattaaaataatcaataaaataaattacaattaattgattgatataaattataataaattatgtgatatttaaatatctaatcaaatcaattagttaatataGTTAGTCTATCGTAATAActtgtatttaatgagttaaaagaaataaactgAAAAATTCTCAAAGAAGCATGCCACGTCAACTCCATGATTAAGtgtaaaaattcaatttttatataatagaatagtaTAATTATACTAATATAGGCATATAGCTACCAATTAAGCAATGAATATAATATCCATAAATTATTGCCGATCTTTGAAATGATTAAATATAGGCGTGATTTTATTGTAAAATTGAAATATCTCACCAGTCTCATAATGGtgtctcattttttttctttttgggtgAAGTAAGAGTATCTAATACTCGACATTTAAGGAAGTAGGCCTTTCCTGACCCAAAAAAAAGGAAGTAGGCCTGCACGTATAGAATCATGTCAATTGTCATGTATTGATTTTGATAATTTCTCATGAGTATTTGGTACTATATGGTAAAGAAAACCTAAATTGCACTACACAACATCAACATTAGCATTATACTTCTTGATGTTAATTAGATAAAGTTGTTTGAGTAatgttaataatattttaagaaccGAATTGATAATAATTAAACTGGTAAAAGAATTTATTATTTGCACAATGGTTCAAAATGGGAGGCTGCACACAAGGATAACATAACATTCAACCATGAACCTGTAATCTTTGTAGTTACTAGTTAGTGAAGCTTgcagtggaaaaacattaattatGGATACACTGGAACAGTAACAACACATGACAAAAGAACAATATTTGCAATTTTGCATGCTTATGTCAAAGTCAAACTCAAACAAACCTATGACAATTCTGTTCCATGTTCTGACTGCAGAGGTTCAATAGTCACCCAAacaaatcatcatcatcatcatcatcatcatcatctccaTCAACACTGCTTGGATTACTTTCTGATTTTCCACTCAATGCATTGCCTTCCCCATCCTCTTTAGGAGGATTAGCTCGTTCACCGGAACTTGCAGGTGAATATGCCCATGAAGATCCAACCTTCACAGATAAGGATTCGCCATAAAGGTCATCATAAATACCAGTTTTTTGTGGGGTTTTCACCTTCTTTAACACTTCTTGTAATCTATCCGTCATGCCTTTCTGGGATGAATCAGCCTCCTTGGCAGAGGACTGCTCTTTTCCCTTTGGTATTACAGTAATCTGTACAAGAGATTCATATTTACCCACAAGACTTCCTTCTTTAACACCAACAGGGCCAGGTTCTGTTTCTACGTCTGCGCCATCCGAAATTCCAACAACCTCAACTAACTCTCCCCCAACTTGATCCCTGAAGGCAACTCTTGTCTTCCTAATTCTCTTTGCAGCTCTTTCTGACGGGTAATGCTTACTTTGGCTACTTGCTGAGCCACCAGACTCACCTGATTTGGACACTAGATCAGACTTGTTGATACCGTAACGATTTAGAAGTGTATTATAAGCAACAACAGCTTCTTCATCCGATGGGTCAGGAGGTGGGGGGAAATTGATCTCTGTTGGTGGTGGAGGACGGGGGAAAAGCGCTGCTTCGTTCTTTCTCAATATGTACGTTCTTGTCGATGCAGCAAACCGCAATGATTGCCCAACTTCAAGCTCGACCGGTGAATCCTTAGTCAATCGCTCATTTGCAACAAATGTACCATGTGCAGATCCTAAATCAATTACATATACACTGTAACAGAAAAAGAGGTTGTGTCAATGGCAATAACATCTCATTGGACAAAGGATCTTCAAGCTCAACAGAGTTTATTAAAACCCTAAATGGTGGTAACTAAACACATCCATTTCACCGTCTGTGCCCTCTTCAGGACACAGTTTTCTGCCCATTCAGTCATAAACAATGATGGGTCATTTTCCCTTCAGAAACCCCTTTTCACCGAATCATTAAATCCTAAATTACACGAGAAATATTTAGTTTCATGTCTAAAAAGCATCGAGTTAAGTGGCTCCTGAAATATATTTAATCCATGAAACGGATGATTAACAGAAACTCCATGTTCATGACGTGAATTACCCAGAAAACATACAAGAAAACAGCAGTGATAATTACACAGAGAAGCAGTAAATCCATTATAGAATATTAAAGATGAGAGTAATATGCGAACCTCCCATTTTTGTGAGGAATAACCGCAGCATGCTGACGAGAGACGGACTGATGATCGAGCACAAAATCGCAAGTCTGGATTTGCCTCCCGAAAATATGCCTCCGTCGATCCAGATTAATCCGGTCGAGCACCTGGCCATCCTTCAAAACTTCCAGGTAGAAAACCCCTGCTCGCGGCTCAATCGCCCAATCCGGCGGCTGCCACGTCGACTGCCCTCCTCCAACCTGAGTTGACTGCTGAGTCTGCCCTAACAAGGGGGCTGCCTCCACTCCCACACCTTTCTGAGAGGCATGTtgctgctgatgctgttgggaTTGGTGGACAGAATTTTGATTCTGTTGAGTCCAAGCAGAGGCATGATTGCCAACTACTTTACTTGAGGATTGGCTGCCACCGCCACCGCCACCATTTCTTGAAGTCGCAGAAACAGAGAATGGTTCCAAAGTCTGAGCTTTCTTAAACCTATCAAGACCTGATGATGCTCTTCCATACATCCTCTCTTCAACTAAACTTTGTTGATGAGCTCTCCCGCACTATGAGCTCACAACATAAGTTGCATCACAATGCCGCCATAACATTCATCAAAACTAGCAATGTAACAAAACCATTTAGCTCTACTGAACCACCATGCCACAAAAGCTCTCTATTTTCAGACACAAACCCTAAAAacttaaagaaagaaaaaaaaatcacagAACATGAGATTAAGTAAAGGGCAGAATAAATATGACAACATAGGAAATTGTTGAAAATAAATAGCATATGATAATCAGAAGGAAATTAGGTAATCAGACATACAAAAACATAATCATTTCACCCTAAGCTAAGGATATAGCAGCAGAATCATGCAGTTAAATTGGGGATGAATCTAGCGCGGGAATAAGGATTATGTAATCGTAACAATTGAGAAGCTAATGGGATTCTAATTTCAAAGTGATAATCACATTCCGGagggaaaataaaaagagagaCGATTGTTTCATACATTGATTGATTGAGGAAATCGGAAGTTAGAGAATCGAACCGATTAGGGTTTTAGAACGCTGCGTCTTTGAGAAGGGAAAAGAGAGTGTATGTGTGTGTTGTGAGTGCGATGCGCtggaaatttttaattttctctcaattaaatattaatgtaattatttatttacaacttttcatgtttttattCATGAATGGATTATTACTTATTTATCCCTATATATCTACACGCCTTGACCATCTTGCCCATGACAATCTTATCCTAATAGAATAATCAAAGCTTAGTGATTTCTCATCTCACAAAatgtttattgtatttatttatttttacttaaACACTTGAATCTTGTTCATTTTAACTAGAAAATTGCATAAGTAGCTGAAAGATACTTTAAGGATATCTTCATATCGATTAATCAAGTTAATTTGACACatgtatttaaatattttaaaactcAAGTTTTAGcaattatgaataaaaaattaattagacTGATTAGTTTTGATGAGGTAAAACGTGCGATCTTTAGTGTTCACTCCAGAGCGTCCCTAGTGATAAAGATTTAcggttaaatttttttagaccGATCAGgttatattattcattatttacGTGGTAAAATTCAACTTTAAATATAATGACTTCTACTAGTGGTAATATCAAAGTAGGCAAATATAAAATCAAGAAGTTTAATGGGAAAATGATTTTTCTTATTAGAGGATGCAGATGAAAAATCTGCTTATATCACAAAAATTACACAAGACACTggcaagaaaagagaaaaagtcGGAGAAAATGAAAGATGAGGATTAGGAAGAATTAGATCTTGAGGCGTGGGCTGTAATAATCTTATGCCTTGAGAGGGATATTGCTTTTTTGGTAAATGAAAAAGCAACTGAAGCAGGCGTTTGGGCAAAATTAGAAAGTAACTTCATAACGAAGACTCTAACTAACATGATCTACTTAAAATCCAAATTATATACATACAAGATGGAAGAAGGTACCTCAATCCGATAATATATCAATAAGTTTGATAggattatatcaaatttaaatgATATAGATGTGAAAGTTGATGATGAGGATCAGGCACTCATATTGTTACTTTCATTACCAAAGTCCTATGAAAATTTGGTGCAGACATTGATGCTAGTGGTTGACACTCTGACCATGGATGAGACGAGAGCATCACTTTTAGCAGATGATCTACATAAGGTTGCTACAAGTGTAATATCATCTCCAAATGGAAGAGAGTATAATGATTAAGTACAAGGATTGTTTGCGGCTATAGGAAGGACTAATGAAAGAAGAAAAGACAATAAGCGTGGAAAGTCTAGGCCAAAATCTAGATCTCACGCGGAGAGAACATGCTTTACATATGGGGAGCCTGGATATTTCAAAGCAAATTGTCCAAATAAGAAGATAACTTTTAAGAAACAGAACAATGACAAcccaaaagaaaagcaaaaagcaagcTACGTCTCAAATGATGAGGAGGGCTGTTACTCTGTGACAGAACAATCTTATGAAATCTTCGATAAGTGGATTCTTGATTCAGGAGCATCTCATCATATATGCTCAAATAGGAAATGGTTTACTACCTATCAAAGCATAAATGGTGGCACAGTTTTAATGGACAATGATCATGCTTGTAAAACTATGGGGTTGGGTACTATAAAAATCAAGATGCATGATGGAATAGTAAGAACCTTAAAGGATGTGAGACATATTCCAGACTTGCGAAAAAATCTTATCTCCATAGGTTTGTTGGAGAAAAATGGTTGCAAAATAGTTACGAAAAATGGGGTACTAAAAATTGTTCGTGGTTCTTTGCTAGTGATGAAGGGAGTTCATCACGGTaatcttttttctctttttgggGACAACAGTCACATGTGAGTTAGCAGTTAGAATTGATGGAAGTAGAGATCAAACAAATTGCACAAGAATATGGCACATGCGGCTTGGACATATGTCAGAGAAAGGTCTATCATTGCTTTGTGGACAAGGTTTGCTGAAGAATATGAAGAAACcacaaataaaattttgtgAGCATTACGTGTATGGAAAGGCACACAGAGTGAAATTTTCTACAAACAAACATAAAAGCAGAGGGTTGTTAGACTACATGCATACTGATGTTTGGGACCCGTCTACAATTACTTTCAAGAGTGGTTCCATATATTTTGTTActttattgatgattattccAAGTATATTTGGGTTTACTTCTTCAAGCATAAAAATGAGGTATTCAACACGTTTAAGCGATGGAGAGCAATGGTTGAAAATCAAACAAGTAGGAAGTTGAAAACTTTATGATCAGATAATGGCACAAAGGATGGGGCTTTCAAGGAGTTTTGTGATCGAGAAGGCATTGTGAGATACTGGACAGTTAGGAAAACATCACAACAGAACGAAGTCGTTGAACGACTGAATCGTACGCtacttgagaaggcacggtgTATGCGCTCTAATTCTGGGTTAGGCAGAGAGTGGTGGGCGGAGTTGATTGCTACAACTTGCTACATAGTGAACCGATCCCCACATTCTTCTCTAGATAGAGACACACCTTATAAGGTGTGGTCAGGTAAACATGCAGATTACGATAAACTCAGAGTTTTTAGATGCACAGTCTATCATCATGTCAAAGATAATAAGCTTGATGATAGAGCTAAAAAGGCAATCTTTTTGGAGTATCCAAGAGGGGTTCAAGGATATCGTCTTTGGAGCGTAAATGATTCTAAGTTTGTAATTAGTAAGGATGTTTCCTTTGATGAACGATCTATGGTAGCTTTGTCTAAAGATACGATGTCAGATGATGGTGATGTTGAAAAAACTTCAAATACTCAAGTGATGGAGATAGAGTCTAAATATCAACAAATAGATTTTAATAATGTTCAGGAAGAGCATCTTAATGCTACTCGAGATGATGCATAGTATGAACTTGATCATGAGGAGATTCAGCGAGAAAATTTACATGCATTACAACAGCAACAGCAAGATTCTTTAGCATCCACTAGGCAAAGAGGAATTATAAATTCGTTCAAAAGTTCAGGTCAAGCCTCTGAGACAGTATGGGCAGGTAAATTTGGTAGATTATGCACTCTCGGTAAAAGATGATGAGCCGGTCACCTTCAAACTTGCTATCAAAGACAAAGATAGAGAAAGTTGGTTGGTCGCCATGAAAGAAGAGATGCAATCTCTCCATAAGAACAAGACATGGGAGGTGGTTCCGTTGCCCGTGGGAAAGACTGTAATTGGTTGTAAATGGgtgtataaaaaaaaagatccTACTAAGTCAGATGGTACAAGATTCAAAGCTAGGTTAGTAGTAAAGGGATTTGCACAAAAAGGTGTTGATTACAACGAGATATTTTTTTCTGTGGTGAAGCACACTTCCATAAAGGTGCTTTTGAGTCTTGTTGCTCAGGGTGATCTTGAGTTGGAACAGCTAGATGTAAAGACAGCTTTCTTGTATGGTGACTTAGAGGAAGAAATTTACATGTATCAATTTGAGGGTTTCAAGGTTGAAGGTAAAGAAAATCAGGTATGTCACTTAAAGAAATCACTATATGGATTGAAACAATCTCCTCGACATTGGTATAAGCGATTTGACTCCTTTATGTTAAAACAAGATTTTTCCAGAAGCAATTATGATTATTGTGTATACATTCATAAGCTTTCTGGAAGTGATTATATCTATCTTCTATTGTATGAAGATGACATGCTTATTGCTTCTAAGAGCAAGGTGGAGATAGATAGGTTAAAGGTTTAACTTGGTAAAGAATTTGAAACAAAAGATTTAGGTGTTGTAAGAAAAATATTAggcatgaaaattaaaaaaaagatatcaaGCCAAAAATTGTTCTTGAGCCAGAGAGGGTACATTGAGCACGTTATTGAAAGGTTCGAAATGAAAAATGCTAAGCCAGTAGTAACACCGTTGGCTCCACATTTCAAGCTCTCTGGTAAACAATCTCCCACAATAGCAGAAGATAAAGCTTACATGGAAAATGTACCTTAAGCTAGTGCAGTCGATAGCCTAATGTATGCTATGGTGTGTACACGCCCAGATATTTCACAGGCAGTTAGTATTGTTAGCAGGTTCATGGCGAATCCGGGTAAGGCACACTGGAACCAGTCAAGTGGATATTAAAGTACTTGAAGGGTACCATTGATATAGGTTTATGCTTTAGTGAAAAATCATGTCAAATCAGCCGCTTTGTTGATTCTGattatgttggtgatctagatAGAAGACGTTCTATGACCGGTTATGTATATAAAATACAAGGTGCTCCAATTAGTTGACGATCGATGTTATAAGCTACAGTGACACTATCTACTACAGAGGCTGAGTACATGGCAATAGCAGAAGGGGTGAAAGAAGCATTGTGGCTAAGGGGTCTTCTAGATGATTTGGGGTTTCAGCAAGATTGCGTGAATATGAGTTGTGATAGTCAAAGTGCAATTCATTTGGCTAAAAATCAGGTTCATCATACTCGTACCAAGCATATTGATGTAAGATATCATTTTGTGCGTGATGTTATACAGAAAGACAACATTTCTCTTGTAAAAGTACACACAGATGAAAATCCTGCAGACATGCTGACTAAAGTAGTGTCAGGAAACAAGTTCCAACACGGTTTAGAACTGTTCAATGTTGTTCCATGTTAGGCATGGAGATACGAATACCATACTTTGATCGTCCAAAATTTAAGTAGATTTCAAATTGTGACCGAGGTGAAGAATTGTGAGAATAAAGGAAGGATAAGAGTAATTTTAGGAAGTAAAATAAATGAGTTTTAATGGGAGAGAACTCAAAATGTTTAGTAAGGAGTTTTTGTCGGAGAATTTCATTCTTATTCGTTGAAATTATAGCACAGAGATACTATATATACGTCTCTAGAATTGTAATTGAagtaaaataacaataacaatatctTTATTCACATCATCTTATAGAGTTCGTTGGAAGAAATCTTTCATattgttttttctctttacAAAATATATAGCGAGTGCATTTGAGTAGTGttcaattttatattattttgtatCTATTATAAGTCAAAATTCTGCTGTAAACTCAACAACTTTGAAACTGCAGAAAGAGCTTTAATAAATTCTCACTTCCTAATTGATGagcattttattttttatttttttttattagattattatatgATGTTATCTCTGTAGTAGAGCGTTGGAAGTCCCTTATTTCTTCTATTTGTCCCATTTATGGATACCTATATATTTCTTTCATTTCATGAATGAAATTATCtgactttaaaaataaaaaatatcctaattatACGAACAAAAATTAAGTACTAAATTAGATATTcgtatatattatatattagaatataaatatactttaaaaattaaattatatatctttatacataaatatataataactaatttaataattaaattttaatgtaCAGTATACACATACATTTTAAAcatatcatttaattttatttttatgtttaaactTTTTGGATTGTTATACATTAAAGTATAAAAGAATTTAGATGATCATCCaactaaatttatatatttaaataattttttaataacatttaaaaattaattaattttgttgatGTAATAtacaagattgattgtatgaaaattaaattagttctatccctttttaatCCAAACTTTGAGTAGTTAGTTTTTTAGATTGAAAcccaaaattaaagaagaatgtTATACCAGATTATAAAAAATCAATGTCTAAAAAGTAATCTCATTATGAATGTGTTTAACAAATCAATATATGAGAGAAACTGACTATAGCTGCTATAGGATATGTGCCTTCATATCATGGTGTTCTGAGAGGCCTAAAAC
This window contains:
- the LOC130976438 gene encoding protein phosphatase 1 regulatory inhibitor subunit PPP1R8 homolog, giving the protein MYGRASSGLDRFKKAQTLEPFSVSATSRNGGGGGGSQSSSKVVGNHASAWTQQNQNSVHQSQQHQQQHASQKGVGVEAAPLLGQTQQSTQVGGGQSTWQPPDWAIEPRAGVFYLEVLKDGQVLDRINLDRRRHIFGRQIQTCDFVLDHQSVSRQHAAVIPHKNGSVYVIDLGSAHGTFVANERLTKDSPVELEVGQSLRFAASTRTYILRKNEAALFPRPPPPTEINFPPPPDPSDEEAVVAYNTLLNRYGINKSDLVSKSGESGGSASSQSKHYPSERAAKRIRKTRVAFRDQVGGELVEVVGISDGADVETEPGPVGVKEGSLVGKYESLVQITVIPKGKEQSSAKEADSSQKGMTDRLQEVLKKVKTPQKTGIYDDLYGESLSVKVGSSWAYSPASSGERANPPKEDGEGNALSGKSESNPSSVDGDDDDDDDDDDLFG